From Aspergillus fumigatus Af293 chromosome 3, whole genome shotgun sequence, a single genomic window includes:
- the ste7 gene encoding MAP kinase kinase Ste7, with the protein MADQFKARTLKRKNVKGLALNSTPKPLPKPSEGDAQIPGAIGNTDSNRTDTLEIGLEFRLDLRSEDLITLKELGAGNGGTVSKVMHASTKVVMARKIIRVDAKENVRKQILRELQVGHDCNSPHIVTFYGAFQNEARDIVLCMEYMDCGSLDRISKDFGPVRVDVLGKITESVLAGLVYLYEAHRIMHRDIKPSNILVNSRGNIKLCDFGVATETVNSIADTFVGTSTYMAPERIQGGAYTVRSDVWSVGLTVMELAVGRFPFDTSDSSAGDRASAGPMGILDLLQQIVHEPAPKLPKSDAFPPILHEFVAKCLLKKPEERPTPRELYDKDAFLQAAKRTPVDLQEWAISMMERHNRKSYLAPPAPKSLKEEAGHPTPPPKPAVSRPSRTPGHVPTSGEIPLNIANDSSSSSHSRHYNVPSDSSGHMARTTRSPPPLSLEHLSLETREEEYRTGRRPSRNYLGDPVSAIDAPSRPQISSRSASSHNTKSRMPLQTATLPLRAAPPPSGPPPPAPVSAGGSWRHQMNQSRGDMTGAV; encoded by the exons ATGGCCGACCAGTTCAAAGCTCGGACGCTGAAACGGAAGAATGTCAAGGGCCTTGCCCTGAACTCTACTCCAAAACCTCTTCCCAAACCCTCGGAAGGTGATGCTCAGATTCCCGGTGCCATTGGAAACACCGACAGCAACCGCACAGATACTCTGGAGATTGGGTTGGAATTCCGACTGGATCTTCGAAGTGAGGATTTGATCACTCTGAAAGAGCTAGGGGCTGGAAATGGAGGAACTGTATCCAAGGTGATGCACGCATCCACCAAGGTGGTGATGGCCAGAAAG ATCATTCGCGTGGATGCCAAGGAGAATGTGAGAAAGCAGATCTTGCGTGAACTGCAAGTTGGCCATGACTGCAACTCCCCTCACATCGTGACCTTTTACGGAGCATTCCAGAATGAAGCGAGGGACATTGTTCTATGTATGGAATACATGGACTGCGG ATCCCTCGACCGCATTTCCAAAGACTTTGGACCTGTTCGAGTAGATGTGCTCGGCAAGATCACGGAGTCGGTTCTTGCCGGCCTGGTGTACCTCTATGAAGCTCACCGCATAATGCATCGTGACATCAAGCCGTCCAACATCCTCGTTAACTCCCGTGGTAATATCAAACTTTGCGACTTTGGTGTCGCGACCGAGACGGTCAACTCGATCGCCGACACTTTCGTTGGGACCTCGACCTACATGGCACCGGAGCGAATCCAAGGCGGCGCTTACACGGTGCGCTCAGACGTATGGAGTGTGGGATTGACTGTCATGGAATTGGCGGTCGGACGCTTTCCCTTTGATACTTCGGACTCGTCTGCAGGCGATCGCGCCAGTGCTGGACCAATGGGAATTCTAGATCTCTTGCAACAGATTGTTCACGAGCCTGCACCCAAGCTGCCGAAGAGCGATGCTTTCCCGCCTATCTTGCATGAATTTGTCGCCAAGTGTCTCCTCAAGAAACCTGAAGAACGACCAACTCCTCGGGAGCTCTAT GATAAGGATGCTTTCTTGCAGGCTGCCAAACGTACTCCGGTTGATCTTCAAGAATGGGCTATCAGCATGATGGAAAGGCACAACCGCAAGTCGTATTTGGCTCCCCCGGCTCCCAAATCACTCAAGGAAGAGGCAGGCCATCCCACGCCTCCTCCAAAGCCCGCCGTTAGCCGGCCATCTCGGACCCCCGGCCACGTGCCCACGTCTGGAGAGATTCCCTTGAACATCGCCAATGActcctcaagctcctccCATTCCCGTCACTACAACGTCCCCTCAGACTCGTCCGGGCATATGGCTAGAACGACCCGGTCGCCTCCTCCCTTATCGCTGGAGCACCTGTCGCTGGAAACCAGAGAGGAAGAGTATCGAACTGGTCGTCGTCCATCGCGCAATTATCTGGGAGATCCCGTGTCGGCCATTGACGCGCCTAGTCGACCCCAAATCAGTTCTCGGTCGGCCAGCTCCCACAACACCAAGTCGAGAATGCCACTTCAGACGGCAACTTTACCCCTCCGTGCCGCCCCTCCCCCGAGCGGGCCACCTCCGCCGGCTCCCGTGTCTGCTGGAGGTTCCTGGCGGCACCAGATGAACCAGTCGCGCGGCGATATGACGGGAGCTGTCTAA
- a CDS encoding RPAP1 family protein — protein MAFRGQRFTLNLDDDDADLDLDSSQPSLGSSSFGLIGEIRERSPSAAIPPAPKPSTASTGFPQHRRRVNQFAFKQRRANRQQESTPPPAATPSTTLSDEKKSIDEENRRQLASMSPAQIQQEREELMSSLNPSLLERFLRRARIDDDDSITPSEKSSSQPEPPLSSASSAQDASTAKSKKSVSFDVEEDSKTATEKPERSQRKRTPPTVTSSVLTPEDLPPAQPPADLHPASEMPSHEAFHFPTPPRQDKPPNLDPASPSFLSDLQAHYFPEISHDPSALSWLQPPSADPEDPDSTSAYHPASSAEAVHPSALRFSLLGNVLSPATSLSLPTTLGLHHHGKDPHAAGYTIPELAILSRSTFPAQRCIAWQVLGRILFRLGKGQFGERGSPLVEGLWSVIEREGVVAGMLAEADGAPSGPTRSAAAQDSTAADLNHPSPLPAQGTPVPKGATGIGRHASASAWAVEGVWLWQMGGGGDRGILKENTIRSQ, from the coding sequence ATGGCATTTCGAGGCCAACGCTTTACTCTCAatctcgatgatgatgatgcggacCTTGATCTCGATTCTTCACAACCTTCCCTCGgctcctcctctttcggTCTGATAGGCGAGATCCGCGAGCGCTCCCCCTCCGCGGCCATCCCCCCAGCTCCTAAACCCTCCACTGCATCAACAGGCTTCCCTCAGCATCGACGGCGTGTGAATCAGTTTGCTTTCAAGCAGCGCCGAGCAAACAGGCAACAAGAATCGACCCCGCCGCCTGCGGCGACTCCTTCTACCACCCTTTccgatgagaagaagagcatcGATGAGGAGAACCGTCGGCAACTGGCATCTATGTCACCTGCCCAGATTCAACAGGAGCGGGAGGAGCTGATGTCTTCATTGAACCCGTCCTTGCTCGAGAGATTCCTCCGTCGCGCACggatcgacgatgacgacagTATCACCCCATCCGAGAAGAGCTCGTCACAACCGGAGCCCCCACTCTCGTCTGCATCATCGGCGCAAGATGCGTCGACGGCGAAATCCAAGAAATCAGTATCGTTCGACGTCGAAGAAGATTCCAAGACAGCAACAGAGAAGCCGGAGCGATCGCAGCGCAAGAGAACTCCCCCCACAGTGACATCTTCCGTTCTCACGCCGGAAGACCTTCCTCCAGCTCAACCACCGGCCGACCTCCATCCAGCGTCTGAAATGCCCAGTCATGAGGCCTTTCATTTTCCTACGCCTCCGCGCCAAGACAAGCCACCAAATCTCGATCCTGcgtctccttctttcctgtcTGACCTCCAAGCCCATTATTTCCCCGAAATATCTCATGATCCATCAGCGCTCTCCTGGCTACAGCCGCCCTCGGCCGACCCGGAAGATCCTGACTCGACGTCCGCATACCACCCGGCAAGTAGTGCAGAGGCCGTTCATCCGTCCGCTCTCCGATTCTCCCTCCTTGGTAATGTCCTCTCCCCCGCCACTTCGCTCTCCCTCCCCACCACTCTCGGTCTGCATCACCACGGCAAGGATCCGCATGCTGCCGGCTACACCATTCCCGAACTCGCCATCCTCAGCCGTTCGACCTTTCCTGCTCAACGGTGCATCGCCTGGCAAGTTCTCGGCCGTATCCTGTTCCGTCTGGGCAAGGGCCAGTTCGGGGAACGCGGCAGCCCCTTGGTCGAGGGCTTATGGTCCGTGATCGAGCGCGAGGGCGTCGTCGCCGGCATGCTCGCCGAAGCAGACGGTGCTCCCTCCGGCCCCACTCGTTCAGCGGCCGCTCAGGACTCAACCGCCGCGGATCTGAACCACCCATCTCCATTGCCAGCGCAGGGTACTCCAGTGCCAAAAGGGGCAACTGGGATCGGTCGGCATGCCAGTGCCTCCGCTTGGGCTGTGGAGGGCGTGTGGCTCTGGCAGatgggtggaggaggagatcggggGATCCTAAAGGAGAATACTATCCGGTCGCAGTAG